The following are from one region of the Fusarium verticillioides 7600 chromosome 1, whole genome shotgun sequence genome:
- a CDS encoding citrate lyase subunit beta-like protein, which produces MAARSPSVIRRSLLYVPGSSQKMLAKSLGLKSDNVTYDLEDSVTPSLKDTARNQLREHISSLKARPSGISELAVRINAVSTPFALSDLTTIAPLSRVDAIVVPKVNSAADLTFVTDVLRHVAPERHTSEADNPIKIIALIESARSIMDLAQISKASPYLSGFIFAAEDFALDLSLTRTPSLTEFLYARSAIVTAARAAGLPSAIDLVCTSYKGEQGLKTLEEECAGGKSIGFNGKQCIHPSQVEVVQRMFAPDQNEVEWAIRISIADEKASASGRGAWTMDGKMIDAPVVGKASAVIVKAEQCGIDVQSLRNKWKDQEPE; this is translated from the exons ATGGCTGCCCGGTCTCCATCCGTTATCCGCCGCTCTTTGCTCTATG TGCCAGGCTCATCGCAAAAGATGCTCGCCAAGTCTCTCGGTCTCAAATCAGACAACGTAACTTATGACTTGGAAGACTCAGTTACACCCTCTCTCAAAGATACAGCCCGCAATCAACTGCGCGAGCACATCTCCTCCCTCAAAGCTCGGCCTTCTGGCATTTCTGAGCTGGCTGTTCGCATCAACGCTGTATCCACCCCTTTTGCTCTCTCAGACTTGACCACCATCGCGCCATTGTCTCGTGTTGACGCTATCGTGGTTCCCAAGGTCAATTCTGCGGCCGACCTGACATTTGTTACTGATGTTCTCCGACATGTCGCTCCAGAACGCCACACATCTGAGGCAGATAACCCAATTAAGATAATAGCTCTTATCGAGTCAGCTCGTTCCATCATGGACTTGGCTCAGATATCAAAGGCATCTCCCTACCTGAGtggcttcatcttcgcaGCCGAGGATTTCGCCCTTGATCTCTCGCTGACAAGGACCCCATCTCTGACCGAGTTTCTCTACGCAAGATCTGCTATAGTCACTGCAGCCCGGGCAGCCGGACTGCCAAGTGCAATTGATCTAGTTTGCACCTCCTATAAGGGAGAACAGGGGCTGAAAACTCTCGAGGAGGAGTGTGCTGGGGGAAAATCTATTGGCTTCAACGGAAAGCAGTGCATACACCCAAGCCAGGTCGAAGTCGTCCAGCGTATGTTCGCTCCAGATCAAAACGAAGTTGAATGGGCTATTAGGATTTCCATcgctgatgagaaggcttCGGCGTCCGGTCGAGGCGCCTGGACCATGGATGGTAAAATGATTGATGCTCCTGTTGTTGGCAAAGCAAGTGCTGTCATAGTTAAAGCAGAACAGTGTGGCATTGATGTTCAGTCCTTAAGAAACAAATGGAAGGACCAAGAACCCGAGTAA
- a CDS encoding golgi apparatus membrane protein TVP23, which yields MDATQPQPAPGSLSWRLSAHPITLLTFLGFRISSVLIYFLGLWIIKSMIMIFIITILLLAADFYYIKNIAGRRLVGLRWWNEVDPQTGESQWVFESSEPGTKTVNPTDSRFFWLALYIQPMLWVLMAILALVRLQFLWLPLVVIALVLTIMNTLAFSRCDKFSNASSIAGSAFGTGNLAGSLASNMVSNWFSRS from the exons ATGGATGCCACGCAACCACAGCCCGCGCCGGGCAGTCTTAGCTGGCGCCTCAGCGCGCATCCTATTACGCTGCTCACGTTTCTCGGATTCCGGATAT CAAGTGTCCTGATCTACTTTCTCGGTCTGTGGATCATAAAAAGCAT gatcatgatcttcatcattacgattctcctcctcgccgccGACTTCTACtacatcaagaacattgcCGGTCGTCGACTTGTAGGTCTGCGATGGTGGAATGAGGTCGATCCCCAAACGGGAGAGTCGCAGTGGGTATTTGAGAGCAGCGAGCCAGGTACCAAGACTGTCAACCCGACTGATAGCCGCTTTTTCTGGCTTGCTCTGTATATCCAACCTATGTTGTGGGTTCTCATGGCtattcttgctcttgtgcGACTGCAGTTCTTGTGGTTGCCCCTCGTTG TTATTGCTCTTGTCCTCACCATCATGAACACTCTAGCCTTCTCGCGATGTGACAAGTTCAGCAACGCTTCCAGCATCGCTGGTAGCGCTTTTGGAACTGGCAATCTGGCCGGAAGCCTCGCAAGCAACATGGTCAGCAACTGGTTTTCTCGCAGCtaa
- a CDS encoding cation transporter ChaC has protein sequence MPDQDSSQPSEFWLYGYGSLIWKPPPHFDRRIAGWVDGYVRRFWQASEDHRGTPEAPGRVVTLIERSYWEQLTDSHDSAPERVWGVAYRIIPEKVTEVKEYLDIREINGYTIHYAPFHPADGSPPIRTLVYIGTPDNEQFVGPQEPQELAEHIFRSQGPSGLNKDYLLSLDTALSELAPDSGDHHIHDLARRVRELEKNCEDETKLRNPTTSVHQQKHSTEEAEEIEEPHH, from the exons ATGCCCGATCAAGACTCATCACAACCCTCCGAATTCTGGTTATATGGATACGG AAGCTTGATATGGAAGCCTCCGCCACACTTTG ACCGTAGAATTGCTGGATGGGTAGATGGCTATGTTCGTCGATTCTGGCAG GCTAG TGAGGACCATAGAGGCACTCCTGAGGCCCCCGGACGGGTCGTCACTCTGATCGAGAGATCTTACTGGGAACAGCTAACTGATAGTCACGACTCTGCTCCAGAGCGAGTTTGGGGGGTTGCATATCGTATCATTCCCGAGAAAGTAACCGAAGTCAAGGAGTATCTCGATATTCGTGAGATCAACGGCTACACCATTCACTACGCTCCATTCCATCCTGCCGATGGCTCCCCCCCTATTCGCACTCTGGTCTACATCGGAACCCCAGATAATGAGCAATTTGTCGGTCCCCAGGAGCCCCAGGAGCTCGCCGAGCACATCTTCCGCAGTCAAGGCCCCAGCGGCCTGAACAAAGACTACCTGTTGAGTCTCGATACCGCCCTCAGTGAGCTTGCTCCCGATAGTGGCGATCATCACATCCATGATCTGGCCCGCCGTGTCCgggaacttgagaagaatTGTGAGGATGAAACTAAACTCCGCAACCCGACGACTTCAGTCCATCAGCAAAAGCACAGTAccgaagaagcagaagaaatCGAAGAGCCACATCACTAG